A window from Bosea sp. ANAM02 encodes these proteins:
- a CDS encoding acyl-CoA dehydrogenase family protein, with product MTTLDAYGYDTHEVLNQAPALADYDAFAADPALGRILDAFGAGWFREQAGIVGGHVGSQRVQDLARQANRSLPELRTHDRWGRRVDQIEFHPAWHELMGLAMRDEFHSLCWTRPREGAQVARAAVSYLWNQGENGICCPLGMTYSAIPVLQRDPARWAEFGRLITSSEYDSRPLPAAQKRGGTVGMAMTEKQGGSDLRQTQTVAARNADGTYALTGHKWFFSVPHSDVFLTLARTEEGVSCFVVSGWLPDGSRNRLQIQRLKDKCGNKSNASSEVEFRGVIAHLIGEPGHGIRAGLEMNHYTRLDFAVGSAGLMRHAVAQAAHHTAHRRAFQKALIDQPIMTNVIADLALEVEASAWLAFRFIHALDREGGSEAEKLIGRIGAPIAKYWNCKRATPVVVEALECHGGNGFIEDHLMARLYREAPLNGIWEGTGNVVCLDVLRSIRRYPDCVPALLDELRAARGSDPRYDAFLAGLEADLVDVLRHEHLARRFVERMALGLSASLLIRHAPHAVADAYVASRLAGGWSGHFGSLPQGADLQAIARRAVPVPN from the coding sequence ATGACCACGCTCGACGCTTACGGCTACGACACGCATGAGGTACTGAACCAGGCGCCGGCGCTGGCGGATTATGACGCCTTCGCCGCCGATCCGGCGCTTGGTCGCATCCTCGATGCCTTCGGCGCCGGCTGGTTCCGGGAGCAGGCGGGCATCGTCGGCGGCCATGTCGGCTCGCAACGCGTGCAGGACCTGGCGCGGCAGGCCAATCGCAGCCTGCCGGAATTGCGCACCCATGACCGCTGGGGCCGGCGCGTCGACCAGATCGAGTTCCATCCGGCCTGGCACGAACTGATGGGGCTCGCCATGCGCGACGAGTTCCATTCGCTGTGCTGGACCAGACCGCGGGAAGGCGCACAGGTGGCGCGTGCTGCCGTTTCCTATCTCTGGAACCAGGGCGAGAACGGCATCTGCTGTCCGCTCGGCATGACCTACTCGGCGATTCCCGTGCTGCAGCGCGATCCCGCGCGCTGGGCCGAGTTCGGCCGGCTGATCACCTCTTCGGAATACGATAGCCGCCCGCTGCCGGCGGCACAGAAGCGCGGCGGCACGGTCGGCATGGCGATGACCGAGAAGCAGGGCGGCTCCGATCTGCGCCAGACCCAGACGGTCGCGGCGCGCAACGCCGACGGGACCTATGCGCTGACCGGCCATAAATGGTTCTTCTCGGTCCCGCATTCCGACGTGTTCCTGACGCTGGCGCGCACGGAGGAGGGCGTGTCCTGCTTCGTCGTGTCGGGCTGGCTGCCGGACGGCTCGCGCAACCGCCTGCAGATCCAGCGGCTCAAGGACAAATGCGGCAACAAGTCCAACGCCTCGTCCGAAGTCGAATTCCGTGGCGTGATCGCGCATCTCATCGGCGAGCCGGGCCACGGCATCCGCGCCGGGCTGGAAATGAACCACTATACGCGGCTCGATTTCGCCGTCGGCTCGGCCGGCTTGATGCGCCACGCGGTCGCGCAGGCGGCGCATCACACCGCTCATCGCCGTGCTTTCCAGAAGGCGCTGATCGACCAGCCGATCATGACGAATGTGATCGCCGATCTCGCTTTGGAGGTCGAGGCCTCCGCCTGGCTCGCCTTCCGCTTCATCCATGCGCTCGACCGAGAGGGCGGGAGCGAAGCCGAGAAGCTGATCGGCCGCATCGGCGCGCCGATCGCCAAATACTGGAACTGCAAACGCGCGACCCCGGTCGTGGTCGAGGCGTTGGAGTGCCATGGCGGCAACGGCTTCATCGAGGACCATCTGATGGCGCGGCTCTATCGCGAGGCGCCGCTCAACGGCATCTGGGAGGGCACCGGCAATGTCGTCTGCCTCGACGTGCTCCGCTCGATCCGCCGCTATCCCGATTGCGTGCCGGCCCTGCTAGACGAGTTGCGCGCTGCCCGCGGCAGCGATCCACGCTACGACGCCTTCCTGGCCGGGCTGGAGGCCGATCTGGTCGATGTGCTCAGGCACGAGCATCTGGCGCGGCGCTTCGTCGAGCGCATGGCGCTGGGCCTGTCGGCCTCGCTCTTGATCCGCCATGCGCCGCATGCCGTGGCGGACGCCTATGTCGCATCGCGGCTGGCCGGCGGCTGGTCCGGCCATTTCGGCTCCCTGCCGCAGGGCGCCGATCTGCAGGCGATCGCGCGGCGGGCCGTGCCGGTGCCGAACTGA
- a CDS encoding TetR/AcrR family transcriptional regulator, with amino-acid sequence MAGTQSRHPRKAGKREAILAAARGIVSEVGFHETSIAAVAAASGVSTGSVYSYFASKAELMAEIVAAVSSRELSVLREIAASDAPVAERLTAAVEAFARRAFANRRLAWSMIAEPADPAVDATRLDYRREIAGIFRALVVEGEGQGAFRAVDPDAAAAMIVGGFMEALIGPLSPDRPITSERDREIAAALADLSLAALISREGQAA; translated from the coding sequence ATGGCCGGCACGCAGTCGAGGCACCCCCGCAAGGCCGGCAAGCGCGAGGCGATCCTCGCCGCCGCGCGCGGCATCGTCTCCGAGGTCGGCTTCCACGAGACCTCGATTGCGGCGGTCGCCGCCGCAAGCGGCGTCTCGACCGGCAGCGTCTATTCCTATTTCGCCTCCAAGGCGGAGCTGATGGCTGAGATCGTCGCGGCGGTCTCGTCGCGTGAGCTTTCCGTGCTACGTGAAATCGCTGCAAGTGACGCTCCCGTCGCCGAGCGCCTGACCGCCGCGGTGGAAGCCTTTGCGCGCCGCGCCTTCGCCAATCGCCGCCTCGCCTGGTCGATGATCGCCGAGCCCGCCGACCCGGCCGTCGACGCGACGCGGCTCGATTATCGCCGCGAGATCGCCGGTATTTTTCGCGCGCTCGTCGTTGAGGGCGAAGGGCAGGGGGCCTTCCGCGCGGTCGATCCCGATGCTGCCGCCGCGATGATCGTCGGCGGCTTCATGGAGGCGCTGATCGGCCCGCTCTCGCCGGACCGCCCGATCACCTCCGAGCGCGACCGCGAGATCGCGGCCGCCCTTGCCGATCTCTCCCTCGCCGCGCTGATCTCCCGAGAAGGACAGGCCGCATGA